One segment of Haloplanus natans DSM 17983 DNA contains the following:
- a CDS encoding NADH dehydrogenase, which yields MSLAQLGRLSTPEFATTIRDAGVAGAGGAGFPTHAKWRRLDDVDHLLVNHQESEPIYYMDRWLGRERAGAFAALFEALLDSAVETVVVAPKLKDRDWTRPLEAVTDATVYLPDDLPVDADDESGVVFAYTEDRYKYGMESVLLNVVTGTVVGGDDLPMDRGWIVQNTETLRNVYRALDRGEPTTRTLVHVAGNVPRHRFLDVPIGTPAADLLDAAGRPLGSLSDAEVLLHGGPGWSFRTDGTPAEFRVSKRTNALMVLDAETVAANTYGGGRIDVLDACDWAGDDHETTPTTLDPDGVGVPLVSNPSIGPVSPGEPLVSPGDRVRRREQVAAPGDGISNAHHAPIDGVVTDVHEARIDIRFDVCPV from the coding sequence ATGTCACTCGCACAACTCGGTCGGCTGTCGACTCCGGAGTTCGCCACGACGATTCGGGACGCTGGCGTTGCGGGCGCTGGCGGGGCCGGCTTCCCGACACACGCGAAGTGGCGGCGTCTCGACGATGTCGATCACTTGCTCGTCAACCACCAGGAGAGCGAACCGATCTACTACATGGATCGATGGCTGGGGCGGGAGCGCGCGGGCGCCTTCGCCGCCCTGTTCGAGGCGTTGCTCGATTCGGCGGTCGAGACGGTCGTCGTGGCGCCGAAGCTGAAGGATCGCGACTGGACGCGGCCGCTGGAGGCGGTGACGGACGCGACGGTCTATCTGCCCGATGACCTCCCGGTCGACGCCGACGACGAGTCCGGCGTCGTGTTCGCCTACACCGAGGATCGGTACAAGTACGGCATGGAGAGCGTCCTCCTGAACGTCGTGACGGGGACGGTCGTCGGGGGCGACGACCTCCCGATGGACCGCGGCTGGATCGTCCAGAACACCGAGACGCTCCGAAACGTCTATCGGGCGCTCGACCGGGGGGAGCCGACGACGCGCACGCTCGTCCACGTCGCCGGCAACGTCCCCCGACACCGGTTTCTCGACGTGCCGATCGGCACGCCCGCCGCCGACCTCCTCGACGCGGCCGGCCGACCCCTCGGATCGCTCTCGGACGCCGAGGTGCTCCTGCACGGCGGTCCGGGGTGGTCGTTCCGAACCGACGGCACGCCCGCCGAGTTCCGGGTGTCGAAGCGGACGAACGCCCTCATGGTACTCGACGCGGAGACGGTCGCGGCCAACACTTACGGCGGCGGTCGGATCGACGTGCTCGACGCGTGTGACTGGGCCGGCGACGACCACGAGACGACGCCGACGACGCTCGATCCGGACGGGGTCGGCGTCCCCCTCGTCTCCAACCCGTCGATCGGCCCCGTTTCGCCGGGCGAACCGCTGGTGTCACCCGGCGACCGCGTTCGGCGCCGGGAGCAGGTCGCGGCGCCCGGCGACGGCATCAGCAACGCCCACCACGCCCCCATCGACGGCGTCGTCACCGACGTACACGAGGCGCGGATCGACATCCGATTCGACGTGTGTCCGGTGTAG
- a CDS encoding cryptochrome/photolyase family protein, whose amino-acid sequence MRLHWHRTDLRPSDNLALVAPDDDPILPVYAFDPRILSHAAPPRVAFVIDSLAALRDWYRQRESDLVVVRGRAPDELARLAEASDADSVSWAQAYSGLGRRRDDRVRECLDGMGVDTHVVHDHLHHEPGSITTNQGDPYSVYSYFWKKWKDREKRGSVQAPGADRLATPRSDTSIPTLEDLGFDRPEAEIPPGGYTAARHRLNDFCSGPIYDYGDARDDPAADATSRLSAHLTHGTVGVRTLHDRVVRARETAPDDEAREAVETFRGELAWREFYHHVLYFNPEVVTENYRDYENPIEWRDDPEALQAWRDGETGYPIVDAGMRQLRAEAYMHNRVRMIVASFLTKDLLLDWREGYDWFRRKLVDHNPANDNGGWQWAASTGTDAQPYFRIFNPMTQGERHDPDATYIKRYVPELSDVAPDLIHDWHELSPTQRRRTAPEYPAPIVDHAERREQALAMFERARGEADD is encoded by the coding sequence ATGCGCCTCCACTGGCACCGGACGGACCTCCGGCCGTCGGACAATCTGGCCCTCGTGGCCCCCGACGACGACCCGATCCTCCCGGTGTACGCCTTCGATCCCCGGATTCTCTCCCACGCCGCGCCGCCGCGGGTGGCGTTCGTCATCGACAGCCTCGCCGCGCTCCGTGACTGGTACCGCCAGCGCGAGAGCGACTTGGTCGTCGTCCGCGGCCGCGCGCCAGACGAACTCGCCCGTCTCGCCGAAGCGTCCGACGCCGACAGCGTCTCGTGGGCGCAGGCGTACTCCGGACTCGGCCGCCGGCGCGACGACCGGGTTCGCGAGTGCCTCGACGGGATGGGCGTCGACACCCACGTCGTCCACGACCACCTCCACCACGAACCGGGGTCGATCACGACGAATCAGGGCGACCCCTACTCCGTCTACAGCTACTTCTGGAAGAAGTGGAAGGACCGCGAGAAGCGGGGGTCGGTTCAGGCGCCGGGCGCCGACCGCCTCGCCACGCCGCGGTCGGACACCTCCATCCCGACACTCGAGGACCTTGGCTTCGACCGGCCGGAGGCGGAGATTCCGCCCGGCGGCTACACGGCGGCCCGGCACCGCCTCAACGACTTCTGCTCCGGACCGATCTACGACTACGGTGACGCCCGCGACGACCCGGCGGCCGACGCCACCTCTCGCCTCTCGGCGCATCTGACTCACGGCACGGTCGGGGTGCGGACGCTCCACGACCGGGTGGTGCGTGCCCGCGAGACGGCACCCGACGACGAAGCCCGCGAGGCAGTCGAAACGTTCCGCGGCGAACTCGCGTGGCGGGAGTTCTACCACCACGTCCTCTATTTCAACCCCGAGGTGGTGACGGAGAACTACCGCGACTACGAGAACCCGATCGAGTGGCGCGACGACCCCGAGGCCCTGCAGGCGTGGCGGGACGGCGAGACGGGCTACCCCATCGTCGACGCGGGCATGCGCCAGTTGCGCGCGGAGGCGTACATGCACAACCGCGTGCGGATGATCGTCGCCTCCTTTCTCACGAAGGACCTCCTGCTCGACTGGCGCGAGGGGTACGACTGGTTCCGGCGGAAACTCGTCGACCACAACCCCGCGAACGACAACGGCGGCTGGCAGTGGGCGGCGTCGACGGGCACCGACGCCCAGCCTTACTTCCGCATCTTCAACCCGATGACACAGGGGGAGCGCCACGACCCCGACGCGACCTACATCAAGCGGTACGTCCCCGAACTCAGTGACGTAGCGCCCGACCTGATCCACGACTGGCACGAACTCTCGCCGACCCAGCGGCGACGGACGGCGCCGGAGTACCCCGCACCGATCGTCGACCACGCCGAGCGACGGGAGCAGGCGCTGGCCATGTTCGAGCGGGCACGGGGGGAGGCCGACGACTGA
- a CDS encoding carotenoid oxygenase family protein: protein MPKPNAYELGFRSVEREFDDHPLPVEGAIPDWLSGRLLRNGPGRFEVGGERATHWFDGLAMLRRYGFADGAVRYTNRFLRTEAYEAATRGERTSEFAGGPGPLREVLRWLRALGPPESTDNANVHVARFGDHSVAQTEAPRWVAFDPDTLATRGEFRWTDDLTLHLTTAHTSVDPRTGETVGFGLEFGRPHRYHVYAVDPETAARRRIGSVRAEGPGYVHDCALTRDYVVLVETPLRIDVWRALVPWGDGLLDMLRYDDDRGTRLIVVDRESGTLVADPTVAPFFTFHHVNAFQRDDRLVMDLVAFEDASIVDALSFETLAEDAFAAAPEGRLDRFRFDPTAADPDVTRTRRYDGGLELPTVPRAVRTRPYRYAYAQATDRRGANGLVKVDLDRGTATEWWGQGVYVEEPRMVGRPGADAEDDGVVLAPALDTGAERSVLLVFDAETLSLLARAPLPHAVPFGFHGRFFADG, encoded by the coding sequence GTGCCGAAGCCGAACGCGTACGAACTGGGGTTCCGGTCGGTCGAGCGCGAGTTCGACGACCACCCGCTCCCCGTCGAGGGGGCCATCCCCGACTGGCTCTCGGGTCGCCTGCTCCGCAACGGCCCCGGCCGGTTCGAGGTCGGCGGCGAGCGGGCGACCCACTGGTTCGACGGCCTCGCGATGCTCCGTCGCTACGGCTTTGCCGACGGCGCGGTGCGCTATACGAACCGCTTTCTCCGGACCGAGGCGTACGAGGCGGCGACCCGCGGCGAGCGAACGAGCGAGTTCGCCGGTGGCCCAGGGCCGCTCCGCGAGGTCCTCCGGTGGCTCCGGGCGCTCGGCCCGCCCGAATCGACCGACAACGCCAACGTCCACGTCGCCCGCTTCGGCGACCACTCCGTCGCCCAGACCGAGGCGCCCCGCTGGGTCGCGTTCGACCCCGACACGCTCGCGACCCGCGGCGAGTTCCGCTGGACCGACGACCTCACCCTCCACCTGACGACGGCGCATACGTCCGTCGACCCCCGGACCGGCGAGACGGTCGGGTTCGGCCTCGAGTTCGGGCGCCCGCACCGCTATCACGTCTACGCCGTCGACCCCGAGACGGCGGCGCGACGGCGGATCGGCTCGGTTCGTGCCGAGGGGCCGGGCTACGTCCACGACTGCGCGCTCACCCGCGACTACGTCGTCCTCGTCGAGACGCCGCTCCGCATCGACGTGTGGCGGGCGCTCGTGCCCTGGGGCGACGGCCTCCTCGATATGCTTCGCTACGACGACGACCGGGGGACACGACTGATCGTCGTCGACCGTGAGTCCGGGACCCTCGTCGCCGACCCGACCGTTGCCCCCTTTTTCACCTTCCACCACGTCAACGCGTTCCAGCGCGACGACCGACTCGTGATGGACCTCGTCGCCTTCGAGGACGCGAGCATCGTCGACGCGCTCTCCTTCGAGACGCTGGCCGAGGACGCGTTCGCGGCGGCGCCGGAGGGGAGACTCGACCGCTTCCGGTTCGATCCGACGGCGGCCGACCCCGACGTGACGCGGACCCGCCGCTACGACGGCGGCCTCGAACTCCCGACGGTACCGCGGGCGGTCCGCACGCGCCCGTACCGCTACGCCTACGCGCAGGCGACGGACCGGCGGGGCGCGAACGGCCTCGTGAAAGTCGACCTCGATCGGGGGACGGCGACCGAATGGTGGGGACAGGGGGTGTACGTCGAGGAGCCACGGATGGTCGGGCGGCCGGGCGCCGACGCCGAGGACGACGGCGTCGTCCTCGCGCCCGCCCTCGACACCGGCGCCGAGCGGTCCGTCCTCCTCGTCTTCGACGCCGAGACGCTGTCGTTGCTGGCGCGGGCGCCGCTTCCCCACGCCGTCCCCTTCGGGTTCCACGGGCGCTTTTTCGCCGATGGATGA
- a CDS encoding MBL fold metallo-hydrolase — translation MATDTDTGSVTPAALRRRLADGDPLTLLDVRDRTEVERWRIEAPSTVHVPYVKFVAAGVTGDVADLLPDDVAEPVIVVCPRGEASAEVAAQLVDAGVDARNLAGGMEAWARLYDRVEIGTVDGATVFQYRRPASGCLGYAVVSDGEMAVIDPLRAFADRYREDAAESGATLTDAIDTHVHADHVSGVRALAESGATPILPAAAVTDRGVADGDDFETIADGDGLAVGTATLSAVALPGHTTEMTGIQVNGTLLTGDSLFLDGVARPDLQEDADPAAQARTLYATLTEGLREFPDDTLIAPGHTDAGVETGPEVARLGDLRERLPVFGMDDTAFVDRVTRVGAEPANADRIVAINCGREAVDDDAAFELELGPNNCAAGG, via the coding sequence ATGGCGACCGACACCGACACCGGGAGCGTCACTCCGGCCGCCCTCCGGCGCCGCCTCGCCGACGGTGACCCGCTGACACTCCTCGACGTGCGCGACCGGACCGAGGTGGAGCGCTGGCGGATCGAGGCGCCGTCCACCGTCCACGTTCCCTACGTGAAGTTCGTCGCGGCGGGCGTCACCGGCGACGTGGCCGACCTCCTGCCCGACGACGTGGCGGAACCCGTGATCGTCGTCTGCCCCCGCGGCGAAGCGAGCGCCGAGGTGGCCGCTCAACTCGTCGACGCCGGGGTCGACGCCCGGAACCTCGCCGGCGGGATGGAGGCGTGGGCGCGGCTGTACGACCGGGTCGAGATCGGGACGGTCGACGGCGCCACCGTCTTCCAGTACCGCCGCCCCGCGAGCGGCTGTCTCGGCTACGCCGTCGTGTCCGACGGGGAGATGGCGGTGATCGACCCGTTACGGGCGTTCGCCGACCGCTACCGCGAGGACGCCGCCGAGTCCGGCGCGACGCTCACCGACGCGATCGATACGCACGTCCACGCCGACCACGTGAGCGGCGTGCGGGCGCTCGCGGAGTCGGGCGCGACGCCGATCCTTCCGGCGGCGGCGGTGACCGACCGCGGCGTGGCCGACGGGGACGACTTCGAGACGATAGCCGACGGCGACGGACTCGCGGTCGGAACGGCGACGCTCTCGGCCGTTGCACTCCCCGGTCACACGACGGAGATGACGGGCATTCAAGTGAACGGGACGCTCCTCACGGGCGACAGCCTCTTTCTCGACGGCGTTGCCCGTCCCGATCTGCAAGAAGACGCCGACCCCGCCGCGCAGGCGCGGACGCTGTACGCGACGCTGACCGAGGGACTGCGCGAGTTCCCCGACGACACCCTGATCGCGCCGGGACACACCGACGCGGGCGTCGAGACGGGTCCCGAGGTGGCCCGCCTCGGTGACCTCCGAGAGCGACTGCCGGTCTTCGGGATGGACGACACGGCGTTCGTCGACCGCGTGACCCGCGTGGGCGCCGAACCGGCCAACGCCGACCGTATCGTCGCCATCAACTGCGGGCGAGAGGCCGTCGACGACGACGCGGCGTTCGAACTGGAGTTGGGGCCGAACAACTGCGCGGCGGGTGGGTGA
- a CDS encoding potassium channel family protein, producing MALRTRRTVYYLALVVATTLLFTLVYNVGMAVWEGRPQPLYRSLEIVIQSFTTTGYGQDAPWRTPQMNLLAITMQLTGIGLILTAVDVFAVPWLRDALTPSAPESADDLRNHVIICEHTPRTEAFVTELDARGRAYVLVEADEERAGRLHEDGYRVVHGDPESTDTLRAAGIESARAVVADAADDTNASIVLSARDARPDVRVITLVEDASLARYHRAAGADEVLSPRQLLGSSLARQVPTTVTTDVVSCVGGADGSAIPLPNGNDFELVELTVAENSALHGTTFGEAHLRERFGVNVIGAWFDGDFQTPIGMGERLAARTRLLVAGESAQVEALQEATASTVRQFGPQRIVIAGFGDSGRAAADALADSRAEVTVLDAEADADADVVGDARDPETLAAAGIADASALIVTVADDTTAIFVTLIAREVNPDLYIVVRANEEVDVQKLYRAGGDYVQSLATVSGRMLASTVFEDEEVLAYDKQINVVRLPAGSLVGSTIVNEGVRTETGCTVVAAVRDDETITDFDPEGFTFEAGDEVIIAGTDEATTEFERTFGV from the coding sequence ATGGCGTTGCGCACCCGCCGGACCGTCTACTATCTCGCGCTGGTCGTGGCGACGACCCTGCTGTTCACGCTCGTCTACAACGTCGGCATGGCGGTCTGGGAGGGCCGGCCACAGCCCCTGTATCGGTCGCTCGAAATCGTGATCCAGAGTTTCACCACCACCGGCTACGGCCAGGACGCGCCGTGGCGGACGCCCCAGATGAACCTGCTGGCGATCACGATGCAACTCACCGGCATCGGCCTCATCCTCACCGCCGTCGACGTGTTCGCGGTGCCGTGGCTCCGCGACGCGCTCACGCCGAGTGCGCCGGAGTCGGCCGACGACCTGCGAAATCACGTCATCATCTGCGAGCACACCCCGCGGACGGAGGCGTTCGTCACGGAACTCGACGCCCGGGGGCGGGCGTACGTCCTCGTCGAGGCGGACGAGGAGCGGGCGGGACGCCTCCACGAGGACGGCTATCGCGTCGTCCACGGCGACCCCGAGTCGACGGACACGCTCCGGGCGGCGGGCATCGAGTCGGCGCGGGCCGTCGTCGCCGACGCCGCCGACGACACGAACGCGAGCATCGTGCTCTCGGCGCGGGACGCCCGGCCGGACGTACGCGTGATCACGCTGGTCGAGGACGCGTCGCTCGCCCGCTACCACCGGGCCGCGGGGGCTGACGAGGTGCTCTCGCCCCGACAGCTCCTGGGATCGAGTCTGGCGCGCCAGGTCCCGACGACGGTGACGACGGACGTGGTGTCCTGCGTCGGGGGTGCGGACGGGTCGGCGATCCCCCTGCCGAACGGCAACGACTTCGAACTCGTCGAACTCACCGTGGCCGAAAACAGCGCCCTTCACGGGACGACGTTCGGCGAGGCGCACCTGCGCGAGCGGTTCGGCGTGAACGTGATCGGGGCGTGGTTCGACGGGGACTTCCAGACGCCGATCGGGATGGGCGAACGGCTAGCGGCGCGGACGCGCCTCCTCGTCGCCGGCGAGTCGGCTCAGGTCGAGGCGTTACAGGAGGCGACGGCCTCGACCGTCCGTCAGTTCGGCCCACAGCGAATCGTCATCGCGGGGTTCGGCGACTCCGGGCGCGCGGCGGCCGACGCTCTCGCCGACTCGCGCGCCGAGGTGACCGTCCTCGACGCCGAGGCGGATGCCGACGCCGACGTGGTCGGGGACGCCCGCGACCCCGAGACGCTCGCCGCCGCGGGCATCGCGGACGCGTCGGCGCTGATCGTCACCGTCGCCGACGACACGACGGCCATCTTCGTGACGCTCATCGCCCGCGAGGTGAACCCGGACCTCTACATCGTCGTCCGGGCGAACGAGGAGGTCGACGTCCAGAAGCTGTACCGCGCCGGCGGCGACTACGTGCAGTCGCTGGCGACGGTCAGCGGTCGGATGCTCGCCTCCACCGTCTTCGAGGACGAGGAGGTGCTCGCGTACGACAAGCAGATCAACGTCGTCCGCCTCCCGGCGGGGTCGCTGGTCGGAAGCACCATCGTCAACGAGGGGGTGCGGACCGAAACCGGCTGTACCGTCGTCGCCGCCGTCAGGGACGACGAGACGATCACCGACTTCGATCCCGAGGGGTTCACCTTCGAGGCGGGCGACGAGGTGATCATCGCCGGCACCGACGAAGCCACCACCGAGTTCGAGCGGACGTTCGGAGTCTGA
- a CDS encoding isocitrate/isopropylmalate dehydrogenase family protein, producing the protein MYDVAVIPGDGIGNEVVEAVEPLLVDVADAYGVDVGTTWFDWGSQRYLDEGALMPDDGLDRLEGFDAILLGAVGHPEVPDHVTLRGLRLPITKGFQQHVCKRPAYLFEGVESPLRGYEGGDIDFVVYRQNTEGEYADVGGREHQGFDNELAVQASVFTREGTEKLLRPAFEAATERSGHLTNVTKSNAQAHGMVFWDDMVAEVSEEYPDVEVERLLVDAASMDMVRRPDEFDVLVASNLFGDILTDIGGGIMGSLGLAPSTNIDPDGTYPSMFEPVHGSAFDIMGEGVANPLATVLSGSLMFEHLGEDAAAEALWDGVAAQLADAGAPRTADIGGAAATVAVTDDLRDRLV; encoded by the coding sequence ATGTACGACGTTGCGGTGATTCCGGGCGACGGGATCGGGAACGAAGTGGTGGAGGCGGTCGAACCTCTGCTGGTCGACGTGGCCGACGCCTACGGCGTCGACGTGGGGACGACGTGGTTCGACTGGGGGAGCCAGCGCTACCTCGACGAGGGGGCGCTCATGCCCGACGACGGCCTGGACCGGCTGGAGGGGTTCGACGCCATCCTCCTCGGCGCCGTTGGCCACCCCGAGGTGCCGGACCACGTCACCCTGCGCGGCCTCCGACTCCCGATCACCAAAGGGTTCCAGCAACACGTCTGTAAGCGCCCCGCGTACCTCTTCGAGGGGGTCGAAAGCCCCCTGCGAGGGTACGAGGGCGGCGATATCGACTTCGTGGTCTATCGGCAGAACACGGAAGGCGAGTACGCCGACGTGGGCGGGCGCGAACACCAGGGCTTCGACAACGAACTGGCAGTCCAGGCGTCGGTGTTCACCCGCGAGGGGACCGAGAAGCTCCTGCGCCCGGCGTTCGAGGCGGCGACCGAGCGCTCGGGCCACCTGACGAACGTCACCAAGTCGAACGCGCAGGCCCACGGCATGGTGTTCTGGGACGACATGGTCGCGGAAGTGAGCGAGGAGTACCCCGACGTGGAGGTGGAACGCCTCCTCGTCGACGCCGCGAGCATGGACATGGTTCGCCGGCCGGACGAGTTCGACGTGCTGGTGGCGTCGAACCTCTTCGGGGACATTCTCACCGACATCGGCGGCGGCATCATGGGGAGTCTCGGCCTCGCTCCCTCGACGAACATCGACCCGGACGGCACCTACCCGTCGATGTTCGAACCCGTCCACGGCAGCGCCTTCGATATCATGGGCGAGGGCGTCGCCAACCCCCTCGCGACCGTACTCTCGGGGTCGCTCATGTTCGAACACCTCGGCGAAGACGCCGCCGCCGAGGCGCTGTGGGACGGCGTCGCGGCACAGTTGGCCGACGCCGGCGCGCCCCGAACGGCCGATATCGGCGGGGCGGCGGCGACGGTAGCCGTGACCGACGACCTGCGCGACCGCCTCGTCTAA
- a CDS encoding FAD-binding domain-containing protein encodes MVDSPTIAVWHRDDLRLRDNAALDAAAADGHPAPVFVVDPTFYRSGMAADARLRFLHESLTALDDRYASLGSGLVFRHGDPAAVLDALPVDRIYVNRSVTARYGRERDAALFGRDDVTTFAVDGLDRTDRGRDEYDWQAGAESYFESEPIPAPDALPPNPLADGPTVDDVERRYGVSPTKRAVPTGGRDAAWERLRAFADRLDRYPGGIADPAAAEERTSHLSPYFQFGCLSVRSAKRYVDREGTDPRGIRLFAKRCYWNRHYSQKLVDWPGWTERAVNPVFRGLFRDSHDPDLVAAWKAGETGFPLVDASMRALRETGWLNFRMRAMCASFFTYVLQCWWKPGADHFYRHLIDGDAAINYTQWQSQSNLTGVHPVRIYDPRKQVREHDPDGEFVRRYVPELRDLPTEHLDRPERTPLAVQASSGVRIGEDYPHPVVEFEARREAARRRFARLADRAREALSDPEIRRRASLSRRHGRKTADDSETDAPGQRRLDDF; translated from the coding sequence ATGGTCGACTCGCCGACGATTGCCGTCTGGCACCGCGACGACCTCCGCCTCCGGGACAACGCCGCCCTCGACGCGGCCGCCGCGGACGGTCACCCCGCACCCGTCTTCGTCGTCGATCCGACCTTCTACCGGAGCGGGATGGCCGCCGACGCCCGTCTGCGCTTCCTCCACGAGTCGCTGACGGCGCTCGACGACCGCTACGCGTCGCTGGGGAGCGGCCTCGTTTTCCGCCACGGCGACCCGGCGGCGGTCCTCGACGCCCTGCCGGTCGACCGGATCTACGTCAACCGGAGCGTCACTGCCCGCTACGGCCGGGAGCGGGACGCGGCGCTGTTCGGCCGCGACGACGTGACGACGTTCGCCGTCGACGGCCTCGACCGGACCGACCGCGGGCGCGACGAGTACGACTGGCAGGCGGGGGCCGAATCGTACTTCGAGTCCGAACCCATCCCCGCGCCGGATGCGCTTCCCCCGAACCCCCTCGCCGACGGGCCGACGGTCGACGACGTGGAGCGGCGCTACGGCGTCTCCCCGACCAAGCGAGCGGTACCGACCGGCGGGCGCGACGCGGCGTGGGAGCGCCTACGCGCGTTCGCCGACCGACTGGATCGCTACCCCGGCGGTATCGCCGACCCCGCGGCGGCCGAGGAGCGGACGAGTCACCTCTCGCCGTATTTCCAGTTCGGCTGTCTCTCGGTCCGGAGCGCGAAACGGTACGTCGACCGCGAGGGGACGGACCCGCGGGGGATACGTCTGTTCGCGAAACGGTGTTACTGGAACCGCCACTACAGCCAGAAACTGGTCGACTGGCCGGGCTGGACCGAGCGCGCGGTCAACCCCGTCTTTCGGGGCCTCTTTCGCGACAGCCACGACCCCGATCTGGTGGCGGCGTGGAAAGCCGGCGAGACGGGGTTCCCGCTGGTCGACGCGAGCATGCGCGCCCTCCGCGAGACGGGGTGGCTGAACTTCCGGATGCGAGCCATGTGTGCCTCCTTTTTCACCTACGTCCTCCAGTGCTGGTGGAAGCCCGGCGCCGACCACTTCTACCGCCACCTGATCGACGGCGATGCAGCCATCAACTACACGCAGTGGCAGTCACAGTCCAACCTCACCGGCGTCCATCCGGTGCGGATCTACGACCCGCGAAAGCAGGTTCGGGAGCACGACCCCGACGGCGAGTTCGTACGCCGGTACGTGCCCGAACTTCGGGACCTGCCGACCGAACACCTCGACCGCCCGGAGCGGACGCCGCTCGCGGTTCAGGCGTCCTCGGGCGTCCGGATCGGCGAGGACTACCCACACCCGGTCGTCGAGTTCGAAGCGCGGCGCGAGGCGGCCAGGCGGCGCTTCGCGCGACTCGCCGACCGCGCCCGCGAGGCGCTGTCCGATCCGGAGATTCGTCGCCGAGCCAGCCTGTCTCGGCGACACGGTCGAAAGACGGCCGACGATAGCGAGACGGACGCGCCGGGACAGCGCCGACTCGACGACTTTTGA
- a CDS encoding aldo/keto reductase, which produces MMAESVSVGGVDVPAVGLGTWRLRGDDCRRAVETALGLGYRHVDTAQAYGNERQVGAAIESSAVERDDLFLTTKLDGSARRHDAVGRSVRKSLDRLGTDYLDCLLIHWPNDKPPFSPVRLPGGPPLAETLDAMNELVEAGLVRNIGVSNFDVRLLDAARRLSDAPIFTNQVQFHPYWDQRRLLSYCRRNDVLLTAYSPLCHGGVLDDDMLGRIGRRYDKTPAQVAIRWAIQHEGVCAIPKATSRGHLAANIDVFDFELTEAEMERIRRPSKLRTLAGFARSRLPFDV; this is translated from the coding sequence ATGATGGCGGAGTCCGTGTCCGTCGGCGGCGTCGACGTGCCCGCGGTCGGTCTGGGGACGTGGCGTCTCCGCGGCGACGACTGTCGGCGGGCGGTCGAGACGGCGCTCGGCCTGGGGTATCGACACGTCGACACCGCACAGGCCTACGGCAACGAACGGCAGGTTGGCGCGGCCATCGAATCGAGCGCGGTCGAGCGCGACGACCTCTTTCTCACGACGAAACTCGACGGGAGCGCCCGACGCCACGACGCGGTGGGTCGGTCGGTCCGGAAGAGCCTCGACCGCCTCGGGACCGACTACCTCGACTGTCTGCTCATCCACTGGCCGAACGACAAGCCGCCGTTCTCACCGGTGCGACTGCCCGGCGGGCCGCCGCTCGCGGAGACGCTCGACGCGATGAACGAACTGGTCGAGGCGGGGTTGGTCCGCAATATCGGCGTCTCGAATTTCGACGTTCGCCTGCTGGACGCAGCCCGGCGGCTGTCGGACGCACCCATCTTCACGAACCAAGTGCAGTTCCATCCGTACTGGGACCAGCGCCGCCTGCTCTCGTACTGCCGGCGCAACGACGTGCTCCTGACGGCGTACAGCCCCCTGTGTCACGGGGGTGTCCTCGACGACGACATGCTGGGTCGGATCGGCCGGCGCTACGACAAGACGCCCGCGCAGGTGGCGATTCGCTGGGCGATCCAGCACGAGGGGGTCTGTGCCATCCCGAAGGCGACGAGTCGGGGCCACCTCGCCGCGAACATCGACGTGTTCGACTTCGAACTCACCGAGGCGGAGATGGAGCGGATTCGGCGGCCGTCGAAACTCCGGACGCTCGCCGGCTTCGCGCGGTCGCGCCTCCCGTTCGACGTATGA
- a CDS encoding MOSC domain-containing protein codes for MGVTDIFVADAGSEPMRSVDRVRAVEGGLRGDRYCEGRGHYTPFDVCEVTLIASEDIAHIDDELGLSLAAGQHRRNLVTEGVDLHDLLDHRFRVGEATLNGTRPRPPCAHVEELAEQQGVARALGDGRGGICAAVTTPGDVAVGDEVVDLGSTDRTDEIVARLRSED; via the coding sequence ATGGGAGTGACTGACATCTTCGTCGCGGACGCCGGATCGGAGCCGATGCGGTCGGTCGACCGCGTCCGGGCCGTCGAGGGCGGCCTCCGCGGCGACCGGTACTGCGAGGGACGGGGGCACTACACGCCCTTCGACGTCTGCGAAGTGACGCTGATCGCGAGCGAGGATATCGCGCACATCGACGACGAACTCGGCCTCTCGCTCGCGGCCGGCCAGCACCGCCGCAACCTCGTCACCGAGGGCGTCGACCTCCACGACTTGCTCGATCACCGCTTCCGAGTCGGCGAGGCGACGTTGAACGGCACCCGCCCGCGCCCGCCGTGTGCCCACGTCGAGGAACTCGCCGAGCAGCAGGGGGTCGCCCGCGCCCTCGGCGACGGTCGGGGCGGCATCTGTGCGGCCGTGACCACCCCTGGCGACGTGGCGGTGGGCGACGAAGTGGTGGATCTGGGGTCGACCGACCGGACCGACGAAATCGTGGCGCGGCTGCGATCGGAGGATTAA